A genomic segment from Flammeovirga pectinis encodes:
- a CDS encoding tRNA-uridine aminocarboxypropyltransferase, with protein MRVEIKNPRVKCYKCMRPSNSCICKYTNPIKTKTRFIFLMHPKEYRKEKNGTGLMTNLQLENSEVIVGVDFTNNKRVNEILTKEASSSFLLYPGKENFNLSLRNSSEIASFLGNNPHIFILDGTWPCARKMLKLSKNLHKLQRVSFDNEIKSKFIIKQQPESLCLSTIESIYTVLNLLKEGELEQCDTKDFLLPFEKMLEYQIECILSPHNYSYRSNSKKEIVTKDMYKKSTERNIIFEQKSDTTNE; from the coding sequence TTGCGAGTAGAAATAAAAAATCCAAGAGTCAAATGTTACAAATGTATGAGGCCTTCAAACTCATGTATTTGTAAATACACTAATCCTATAAAAACTAAAACTCGTTTTATTTTCCTTATGCATCCTAAGGAATACCGTAAGGAAAAAAATGGAACGGGTCTTATGACTAATCTTCAACTTGAAAATTCGGAAGTTATAGTTGGGGTTGATTTTACAAATAATAAACGGGTAAACGAAATACTAACTAAAGAAGCAAGTTCTTCTTTCTTACTTTACCCAGGAAAAGAAAATTTCAACTTATCGTTAAGGAACAGTTCAGAAATAGCTTCTTTTTTAGGTAATAATCCACACATCTTTATTTTAGATGGTACTTGGCCCTGCGCCCGTAAAATGCTTAAGCTAAGTAAGAATTTACATAAACTACAAAGAGTGAGTTTTGATAATGAAATAAAATCAAAATTTATTATCAAACAGCAGCCAGAATCTCTTTGCCTTAGTACTATTGAGTCTATTTATACTGTTTTAAATTTACTGAAAGAAGGTGAATTAGAACAATGTGATACAAAAGATTTCCTTTTGCCTTTCGAAAAAATGCTTGAATACCAAATAGAATGTATTCTAAGCCCACACAATTATTCTTATCGATCAAATTCTAAGAAAGAGATTGTTACTAAGGATATGTATAAAAAGAGTACTGAAAGAAATATTATTTTCGAGCAAAAATCAGATACAACTAATGAATAA
- the bglX gene encoding beta-glucosidase BglX — protein sequence MRILYSISIFIAFQFLLLSCNEKDSSLSNWKSYSGDKEIEQKVDSVLSLMTLEEKIGQMTQFSGHGTLTGPQINDDFKQYLEKGLVGSMFNVFGSEGLIKLQKQAMEHSRLHIPILFAADVIHGYETTFPIPLAESCSWDLELMKRSARISAIEATAAGISWTFAPMVDIARDPRWGRALEGAGEDVFLSTQVAVARVQGFQGINSYKDFSKNNTMLACTKHFAAYGAALAGRDYNSVDISDRTLRDTYLPPFHATVDAGVATFMTAFNTLNGVPSTGNKYLFSDILRGEWDFRGAVVTDYTAINEMIPHGFAKDLKQASELAVNAGIDMDMNGAAFIQNLKELVEEGKVKESTINNATARILELKFMLGLFDDPYRYMNQEREDALLSAPEHLEEALKNAERSIVLLKNDKGVLPLKTSKRKRVALIGPMIKERNSLNGEWAIKGKREKSVTLFEGIKNKYKNSSVTFQYAKGASLMGDANSKEAREAVKLAYKSDVLVVALGEEYNWSGEAASRSDITIPKAQKELLKALKKTGKPIILVLLNGRPLDLSWEDENIEAIVEAWYPGTRAGDAVANVLSGGYNPSAKLTMTFPRNVGQVPIYYNALNTGRPFDQNNPQDYKSFYLDVANTPLYPFGYGLSYSEFTYSNLKLSKKKFKHGETITASIDVKNVSNVDGEEIVQLYLQDVFASVAQPVKNLKGFKKIALKKGETKTVSFTITEELLKIIDIDSKYTAEVGEFNLWIGKSSNDSKQQTKFTYSL from the coding sequence ATGAGAATCTTATACAGTATATCAATTTTTATAGCATTTCAATTTCTCCTGCTTTCATGTAATGAGAAAGACTCTTCTTTATCTAATTGGAAAAGTTATAGTGGCGATAAAGAAATAGAACAGAAAGTTGATTCTGTTTTATCACTGATGACTCTAGAAGAAAAAATTGGTCAGATGACTCAATTTTCTGGACATGGTACATTAACTGGTCCTCAAATTAATGATGATTTTAAACAATACTTAGAGAAGGGGTTAGTTGGTAGTATGTTCAATGTTTTTGGCTCTGAAGGATTGATAAAATTACAGAAGCAAGCAATGGAACATTCTAGGTTACATATTCCAATTTTATTTGCAGCAGATGTAATTCATGGTTACGAAACTACATTCCCAATTCCATTGGCAGAATCTTGTTCTTGGGATTTAGAGTTAATGAAACGTAGTGCTAGAATTAGTGCAATCGAGGCAACAGCCGCAGGTATTAGCTGGACGTTTGCTCCTATGGTTGATATTGCAAGAGATCCACGTTGGGGGAGAGCTTTAGAAGGTGCAGGTGAAGATGTATTTTTAAGTACTCAAGTAGCAGTAGCAAGGGTACAAGGTTTCCAAGGAATTAATTCTTACAAAGATTTTTCTAAGAATAATACAATGTTAGCTTGTACTAAGCATTTTGCGGCTTACGGTGCAGCATTAGCAGGTAGAGATTATAATAGTGTTGATATATCAGATAGAACTTTAAGAGATACTTATTTACCTCCATTCCATGCAACAGTAGATGCAGGTGTAGCTACTTTCATGACGGCATTCAACACTTTAAATGGAGTGCCATCAACAGGTAATAAATATTTATTCTCAGATATTTTAAGAGGTGAATGGGATTTTAGAGGAGCGGTTGTAACAGATTATACGGCAATTAACGAAATGATTCCTCATGGGTTTGCTAAGGATTTAAAACAAGCATCAGAACTTGCGGTTAACGCTGGTATTGATATGGACATGAATGGTGCTGCTTTTATTCAGAATTTAAAAGAGTTAGTAGAAGAAGGAAAAGTTAAGGAGAGCACAATAAACAATGCAACTGCAAGAATTTTGGAATTGAAATTTATGCTTGGCTTGTTTGATGATCCATATAGATATATGAATCAAGAAAGAGAAGATGCATTACTGTCTGCTCCTGAACATTTAGAAGAAGCACTTAAAAATGCAGAAAGATCTATTGTACTTTTAAAAAATGATAAAGGGGTACTTCCATTAAAAACATCAAAAAGAAAACGTGTTGCCTTGATTGGCCCAATGATTAAAGAAAGAAATAGCTTAAATGGCGAGTGGGCTATTAAAGGAAAAAGAGAAAAGAGTGTTACGTTATTTGAAGGTATCAAGAATAAATACAAGAACTCATCAGTAACATTTCAATATGCTAAAGGCGCTTCTTTAATGGGAGATGCAAATAGTAAGGAAGCTAGAGAAGCAGTAAAATTAGCTTACAAAAGTGATGTATTAGTTGTTGCTTTAGGCGAAGAATACAATTGGTCTGGAGAAGCAGCAAGTAGATCGGATATCACAATTCCAAAAGCTCAAAAAGAGTTATTAAAAGCACTAAAGAAAACAGGTAAGCCAATTATTTTGGTATTGCTAAATGGCAGACCTCTTGATTTATCTTGGGAAGATGAAAACATAGAAGCGATTGTAGAAGCATGGTACCCAGGAACTAGAGCAGGTGATGCTGTTGCAAATGTACTTTCAGGAGGTTATAACCCGTCTGCAAAATTAACAATGACTTTCCCAAGAAATGTAGGGCAAGTACCGATCTACTATAATGCATTGAACACAGGTAGACCTTTTGATCAAAATAATCCTCAAGATTATAAATCATTCTACTTAGATGTGGCTAACACACCACTTTATCCTTTTGGGTATGGACTAAGTTATTCTGAGTTTACGTACTCTAACTTAAAATTATCGAAGAAGAAATTTAAACATGGTGAAACGATTACAGCAAGTATTGATGTTAAGAATGTTAGTAATGTGGATGGAGAAGAGATTGTACAACTCTATTTACAAGATGTTTTTGCATCAGTAGCTCAACCTGTAAAGAATTTGAAGGGATTTAAAAAAATAGCATTGAAAAAAGGAGAGACCAAAACAGTTAGTTTCACTATTACTGAAGAGTTATTGAAAATAATTGACATTGACTCTAAATATACAGCCGAGGTAGGGGAATTTAACCTTTGGATTGGTAAATCATCTAACGATTCGAAACAACAAACAAAATTTACTTACTCCCTTTAA
- a CDS encoding SusC/RagA family TonB-linked outer membrane protein, which yields MKNLLLTLILGLCLSAAYAQDTVKGTIKSTTGEEVIGASIVIKGTTTGTITDYLGNFSLSGVKQQDVLVISSIGYIPTEVTLQDPTSPLNVLLEEDVDQLEEVVVIGYGVMKKSDLTGAVGSVKSEDVEKIPASNPMQSMQGKVSGVQITSSSTPGGSPTVQIRGVGTTGNSSPLYVVDGMLLDDIGFLSSNDVASMEVLKDASATAIYGSRGANGVVIISTKQGKAGKAKVTFNSYAGVQQIAARPDMVNGQQYAMLQNEILHNQGDDLAYTKDQVATMGKGTDWIDEATRNAAIQNYQVGVSGGSDKVMYNISAGYFNQEGVVKGSAFDRFNFRINNRYDLSDKVKLGHNISFSTYNSINEGVDLGDAYKADPTMPVYDEKGYFGSSNNNDIGNPIAASYYKNNVSEGNRLVGNVFLDYKITEGLTFKTNVGLDYSTNSGKAYTPIFYVSGKQYSDISILSVNGNTYNTLLWENTLSYMKEWGKHRVNAVVGVTTQNNFSEGWNGSENDVPNNTNMWYLGSGSADSRNVTQWANSNSYLSFLGRLNYAYNNKYLATATFRSDGSSRFGESNKFGMFPSLALGWRISEENFLNTSDLISNLKLRGSWGRIGNDKIGDYSQYSLVENNLNPVFGSDQDLHQGGTVTTMANSDLKWETVEQYDIGLEVGFWDDKLTIDGDYYYKHTKDMLVYISPPGLVGSEGAVPSNIGEVINSGIDLNVTWNDDIGEDIHYTIGANISTINNEVLALDPNNPYIYSGDLGNGQQVTLTTPGEAIGSFYGYETAGVFQTQEQVNNTPHLAGSAPGDMIYVDTNNDGVIDEKDKKVIGSPIPDFIYGVNLAVSYKNFDLSVLLQGQVGNQIYNAKKAVRWGTTNFETSYLSRWTAAGTSNTEPRVSNGGVNYEVSDRFIEDGSYLKLGNVTLGYSFSERITDKIFVERLRVYGAVSNIYLYQPYKSYSSEITSSSPLAAGIDFNTYPLTATYTLGLNINF from the coding sequence ATGAAAAATTTATTATTAACTCTAATCCTAGGGCTTTGTCTTAGTGCTGCTTATGCACAAGATACTGTGAAAGGAACAATAAAAAGTACAACAGGAGAAGAAGTTATTGGTGCTAGTATTGTTATAAAAGGTACTACAACGGGCACAATTACAGATTATCTTGGCAATTTTTCTCTTTCTGGTGTAAAACAACAAGATGTTTTGGTAATATCTTCAATCGGATATATTCCAACAGAAGTAACATTACAAGATCCAACTTCACCTCTTAATGTACTTTTAGAAGAAGATGTGGATCAGTTAGAAGAAGTTGTTGTAATTGGTTATGGAGTAATGAAAAAAAGTGATTTAACGGGTGCCGTTGGATCAGTTAAAAGTGAAGATGTTGAAAAAATACCAGCCTCTAACCCTATGCAATCAATGCAAGGTAAAGTATCAGGTGTACAAATTACTTCTTCAAGTACTCCGGGTGGATCGCCAACAGTACAAATTAGAGGAGTAGGAACAACTGGTAATTCTAGTCCACTATACGTAGTAGATGGAATGTTATTAGATGATATTGGCTTTTTAAGTTCAAACGATGTAGCATCTATGGAAGTATTAAAAGATGCATCAGCTACTGCAATTTATGGTTCTAGAGGTGCAAATGGTGTAGTAATTATTAGTACAAAGCAAGGTAAAGCAGGTAAAGCAAAAGTAACTTTTAATTCTTATGCTGGTGTACAACAGATTGCAGCAAGACCAGATATGGTAAATGGTCAGCAATATGCGATGTTACAAAATGAAATTTTACATAACCAAGGTGATGACTTAGCTTATACAAAAGATCAAGTTGCTACTATGGGGAAAGGTACTGATTGGATTGATGAAGCGACAAGAAACGCAGCCATCCAAAATTATCAAGTAGGTGTATCAGGCGGTTCTGATAAAGTAATGTATAATATCTCGGCAGGGTATTTTAATCAAGAAGGTGTTGTAAAAGGATCTGCTTTTGATCGTTTTAATTTCAGAATTAACAACAGGTATGATTTATCTGATAAAGTAAAACTTGGTCATAATATCTCATTCTCTACTTACAATTCTATAAATGAAGGAGTTGATTTAGGAGATGCTTACAAAGCAGATCCAACAATGCCTGTTTATGATGAAAAAGGATATTTTGGTAGTTCAAATAACAATGATATTGGCAATCCAATAGCTGCATCATATTATAAAAATAATGTAAGTGAAGGGAATAGATTAGTAGGTAATGTATTTTTAGATTATAAAATTACTGAAGGTTTAACCTTTAAGACAAATGTTGGTCTTGACTACTCTACAAACAGTGGCAAGGCGTATACACCAATTTTTTATGTAAGTGGAAAGCAATACAGTGATATTAGTATTTTAAGCGTAAATGGAAATACTTACAACACTTTACTATGGGAAAATACACTAAGTTATATGAAAGAGTGGGGTAAGCATAGAGTGAATGCTGTAGTTGGTGTGACAACCCAAAATAATTTTAGTGAAGGTTGGAATGGAAGTGAAAATGATGTTCCTAATAACACAAATATGTGGTATTTAGGTAGTGGTAGTGCAGATAGTAGAAATGTAACGCAATGGGCAAATTCAAACTCTTATTTATCTTTCTTAGGTAGATTAAATTATGCGTATAACAATAAATATCTAGCTACGGCAACATTTAGATCTGATGGATCTTCTAGGTTTGGAGAAAGTAATAAGTTTGGTATGTTTCCATCATTAGCTTTAGGTTGGAGAATATCAGAAGAAAATTTTCTTAATACAAGTGACTTAATTAGCAACCTTAAATTAAGAGGTAGCTGGGGTAGAATTGGTAACGATAAAATAGGAGATTATAGTCAATACTCATTAGTAGAAAATAATCTTAATCCAGTGTTTGGGTCAGACCAAGATTTACATCAAGGGGGTACAGTAACTACAATGGCAAATTCAGATTTAAAATGGGAAACTGTAGAACAATATGATATAGGTTTAGAAGTTGGTTTCTGGGATGATAAGTTAACTATTGATGGAGATTATTATTACAAGCATACAAAAGATATGTTAGTCTACATTTCTCCTCCTGGCTTAGTAGGTTCTGAAGGGGCGGTACCGTCTAATATTGGTGAAGTAATTAACTCTGGTATTGATTTAAATGTAACATGGAATGATGATATTGGAGAGGACATTCATTACACAATTGGAGCAAATATTTCTACAATAAACAATGAAGTTTTAGCCTTAGATCCAAATAACCCTTACATCTATTCTGGTGATTTAGGAAACGGACAACAAGTAACGTTAACTACTCCTGGTGAAGCAATTGGGTCGTTTTATGGCTATGAAACTGCAGGTGTTTTCCAAACACAAGAGCAAGTAAATAATACACCACATTTAGCAGGTTCAGCACCTGGTGACATGATTTATGTTGATACAAATAATGATGGTGTTATTGATGAAAAAGACAAGAAGGTAATTGGTAGCCCGATTCCAGACTTTATCTATGGTGTTAACCTTGCTGTATCTTATAAAAACTTTGATTTATCGGTTTTACTACAAGGGCAAGTGGGTAATCAAATATACAATGCTAAGAAAGCAGTAAGATGGGGAACAACTAATTTTGAAACAAGTTACTTAAGCAGATGGACTGCTGCAGGAACAAGTAATACAGAACCTAGGGTATCAAATGGTGGGGTTAACTACGAAGTTTCTGATAGATTTATTGAAGATGGATCTTACTTGAAATTAGGAAACGTTACACTTGGATATTCTTTTTCTGAAAGAATTACGGATAAGATTTTTGTAGAAAGATTAAGAGTATACGGAGCTGTATCAAATATTTATTTGTACCAGCCCTACAAATCTTATAGTTCGGAAATTACATCCAGCTCTCCTTTAGCAGCAGGTATAGATTTTAATACATACCCATTAACTGCAACATACACTTTAGGTCTAAACATTAACTTTTAA
- a CDS encoding RagB/SusD family nutrient uptake outer membrane protein encodes MKKYSILFVFALLSISCSNFLEKTPQANETSADYFNSQEGALKATNAIYESLRGWNTTAWGPIGLVDVASDDAEKGSTASDSYDMIELNNATYLSNNGTIQGYYQEHYQAINRCNQVIVNVPKADFDKDEKERYIAEAKCLRAFFYFNLVRAYGGVPIVDRLLSISEYKQPRATREETYDFIVQDLEEAAAVLPTKSGYSAAELGRVTQGAAYAILAKVHLFRASFNGDVQEYNKSLVAVEKVINSGEYGLYPVFADIFKLSGENSIESIFEVQTHDFEQGGGSSQYTEIQGIRSNSLNRGWGFNIPSKSLRDEFEANDPRYAATIITAGQTLYDGEVVPRPADGVFGDKSDPISEFYSYKVYAPSHNGGNVNSPMNIRLIRYSDILLVAAEAANAQGNTTKALGYLNMVRARARGTQSVLPDVTGADQVVIREAIWHERRVELAMEQHRYFDLMRMDNVVPGYAKTKLAENSANKFDASKNKVYPIPQSEINAVGSDILEQNPNY; translated from the coding sequence ATGAAAAAATATAGCATATTATTCGTATTTGCTCTCTTGAGTATCTCTTGTAGTAACTTTTTAGAGAAAACACCACAGGCAAATGAAACATCAGCAGATTATTTTAATTCTCAAGAAGGAGCACTAAAAGCAACCAATGCAATTTATGAATCTTTAAGAGGTTGGAATACAACAGCTTGGGGGCCTATTGGTTTAGTTGATGTAGCTTCTGATGATGCAGAAAAAGGAAGTACTGCATCAGATAGTTATGATATGATAGAGCTAAATAATGCTACTTATCTATCTAATAACGGTACTATACAAGGCTATTACCAAGAGCACTATCAAGCAATTAATAGATGCAACCAAGTAATAGTAAATGTGCCTAAAGCAGATTTTGATAAAGATGAAAAGGAAAGATATATTGCTGAAGCAAAATGTTTGCGTGCCTTCTTCTATTTTAATTTAGTAAGAGCTTATGGCGGTGTTCCAATTGTAGATAGATTATTGTCAATTTCAGAATACAAACAACCAAGAGCAACAAGAGAAGAAACGTACGATTTTATTGTTCAAGATTTAGAAGAAGCGGCAGCTGTACTCCCAACAAAATCTGGATATAGTGCGGCTGAGTTAGGAAGAGTAACACAAGGTGCTGCTTATGCTATTTTGGCTAAAGTGCATTTATTTAGAGCATCTTTTAATGGAGATGTACAAGAATATAACAAATCATTAGTTGCAGTAGAGAAAGTAATTAACTCTGGAGAGTATGGTTTATATCCTGTTTTTGCCGATATATTTAAATTAAGTGGAGAAAACTCTATTGAATCAATCTTTGAAGTACAAACACACGATTTTGAACAAGGTGGAGGAAGTAGTCAATATACTGAAATTCAGGGAATAAGATCTAATTCACTTAACAGAGGATGGGGCTTTAATATTCCGTCTAAATCTTTACGTGATGAGTTTGAAGCTAATGATCCTCGTTACGCTGCTACAATTATTACAGCAGGACAAACATTATACGACGGAGAGGTTGTTCCAAGACCAGCCGATGGAGTTTTTGGTGATAAATCTGACCCAATTAGTGAATTCTACAGTTATAAAGTGTATGCTCCTAGCCACAATGGCGGGAACGTAAATAGCCCAATGAATATTAGATTAATTCGTTATTCAGATATTTTATTAGTGGCTGCTGAAGCTGCAAATGCTCAAGGGAATACCACAAAAGCATTAGGCTATTTAAATATGGTGAGAGCAAGAGCAAGAGGTACACAAAGTGTTTTACCAGATGTTACAGGAGCAGACCAAGTAGTTATTAGAGAGGCAATATGGCACGAACGTAGAGTAGAATTAGCAATGGAGCAACACAGATATTTTGATTTAATGAGAATGGATAATGTTGTACCAGGGTATGCAAAAACAAAGTTAGCAGAAAACAGTGCTAATAAATTTGATGCCTCAAAAAATAAAGTTTATCCAATACCGCAATCAGAAATTAATGCTGTTGGTAGTGATATTCTTGAGCAGAATCCAAATTATTAA
- a CDS encoding LamG domain-containing protein: MKKIIFFLSLVAIFASCGFDQNEIKGIAAPPTDDARDTINVTPEPIEGIVLMYPQKEQKNITFDASVQLNWEAEKLGLSYDVYLWKAAEEKSTTPIVSKITNNFYVLSGLDKEQDYKWLVVGKNGVETITSQEGTFTSSKVSLNDVLTTKVIGLSFNNSVADDDGKYTVTSNSAEFTKDRFDTPNAAFEGSADRTESAAIVSNDATLNPGLMTVSVWVKPTDMANAGWIYSMQRWEGFSMKRESDARLKNMYFHETSIWDAVNLFTDEISLDKWTHVVITVDGISRKVYYNGALVSKIDAEGPVKFNAGNGADLIIGGQVDNGNSNLGEFFTGGIDDFKIFSKALSADEVATFHNYETNYNPF; encoded by the coding sequence ATGAAAAAGATAATATTTTTCTTATCGTTAGTAGCAATTTTTGCAAGTTGTGGGTTTGATCAAAATGAAATAAAAGGCATTGCAGCCCCTCCAACAGATGATGCAAGAGACACAATTAATGTTACCCCAGAACCCATTGAAGGTATCGTTTTAATGTATCCTCAAAAAGAGCAAAAAAATATCACTTTTGATGCTTCTGTACAATTAAATTGGGAAGCAGAAAAGTTAGGTTTAAGCTATGATGTTTATTTATGGAAAGCCGCAGAAGAGAAATCTACTACTCCAATTGTATCTAAGATTACAAATAACTTTTATGTGCTCTCTGGTTTAGATAAAGAACAAGATTATAAGTGGTTGGTAGTTGGCAAAAATGGAGTAGAAACAATTACTTCTCAAGAAGGGACTTTTACATCTTCTAAAGTAAGTTTAAATGATGTATTAACTACAAAAGTTATTGGCTTATCATTTAATAACTCAGTAGCTGATGACGATGGAAAATATACTGTAACAAGTAATTCAGCTGAATTTACAAAAGATAGATTCGATACTCCAAATGCTGCTTTTGAGGGTAGTGCAGACAGAACTGAATCGGCTGCCATAGTATCAAATGATGCTACTCTGAACCCTGGTTTAATGACTGTTTCCGTATGGGTAAAACCAACAGATATGGCAAATGCAGGTTGGATTTATTCTATGCAACGTTGGGAGGGTTTCTCGATGAAAAGAGAGAGCGATGCACGTTTAAAAAACATGTATTTTCATGAAACTTCTATATGGGATGCTGTAAATTTATTCACAGATGAAATCTCTTTAGATAAATGGACTCATGTTGTAATTACGGTAGATGGAATTTCTAGAAAAGTATATTACAATGGTGCACTAGTTTCAAAAATTGATGCAGAAGGTCCTGTTAAGTTTAATGCAGGTAATGGTGCTGATCTAATTATTGGAGGTCAGGTAGATAATGGAAATAGTAACTTAGGTGAGTTCTTTACTGGTGGAATAGATGATTTCAAAATCTTCTCTAAAGCATTATCAGCTGATGAAGTAGCTACATTCCATAATTATGAAACAAACTATAACCCTTTTTAA
- a CDS encoding glucoamylase family protein encodes MIIYLATLFFFQTLFGCADAVVVSPPMDIYPDKEKPVLTDQELMDSVQMQTFKYFWDYGHPVSGLSRERSNGDDEIVTSGGSGFGIMAIIVGVERGYISRDEGVNRLNKMYEFLKNADQFHGAFSHWLNGSTGKIKPFSEKDNGGDLVETAFLIEGIITSRNYFSGTSANEVKLRGLATELWEGVDWDWYRNGNDYLLWHWSPNYNFDMNMPLRGFNETQITYLLAVASPTHNVAPSVYTTGWVNGASNYEQSLTKDTAKPLFWAHYSYIGLDPKFTDGTSSKTYHTLFRERTLENRNWCVKQSNKFPYYGENQWGLTASDDPFVGYMAHEPTSTGDNGTISPTAALSSIVYTPEESLSAMRYFYEEHPKLWGAYGFKDAYNLSSGDWYAESFLAIDQGPIITMIENYRTGLLWKYFMMDPDIQNGISQLGWNVE; translated from the coding sequence ATGATTATTTATCTAGCGACATTATTTTTCTTTCAGACATTATTTGGGTGTGCTGATGCTGTAGTAGTAAGTCCTCCAATGGATATATATCCAGACAAAGAAAAACCTGTTTTAACAGATCAAGAACTAATGGATTCAGTTCAGATGCAAACCTTTAAATACTTTTGGGATTATGGACATCCTGTATCTGGTTTATCAAGAGAAAGAAGTAATGGCGATGATGAAATTGTCACTTCTGGAGGATCTGGTTTTGGCATTATGGCCATCATTGTTGGTGTTGAACGAGGTTACATTTCGAGAGATGAAGGTGTAAATCGATTAAATAAAATGTATGAATTCTTAAAGAATGCAGATCAGTTTCATGGTGCTTTTTCACATTGGTTAAATGGAAGTACAGGTAAAATAAAACCATTTTCTGAAAAAGATAATGGTGGAGATTTAGTCGAAACTGCTTTCTTAATTGAAGGAATTATTACGTCGAGAAATTATTTTAGTGGTACATCTGCCAACGAGGTTAAACTTAGAGGTTTAGCTACAGAGTTGTGGGAAGGTGTAGATTGGGATTGGTATAGAAATGGAAATGATTATTTATTATGGCATTGGTCTCCAAATTATAACTTTGATATGAATATGCCATTACGCGGTTTTAACGAAACCCAGATTACTTATTTATTAGCTGTTGCATCTCCAACGCATAATGTTGCTCCTTCTGTATATACAACAGGTTGGGTAAATGGAGCATCTAATTATGAGCAAAGTTTAACAAAAGATACTGCTAAACCATTATTCTGGGCACATTACTCTTATATTGGTCTAGACCCTAAGTTTACAGATGGCACTAGTTCAAAAACATACCATACTCTATTTAGAGAACGTACTTTAGAGAACAGAAATTGGTGTGTTAAGCAAAGTAATAAATTCCCTTATTATGGAGAAAATCAATGGGGATTAACGGCAAGTGACGATCCATTTGTAGGTTATATGGCGCATGAACCAACATCGACAGGAGATAACGGAACAATTTCTCCTACAGCGGCTCTATCTTCTATTGTATATACTCCCGAAGAATCGTTAAGTGCAATGCGTTATTTTTATGAAGAACATCCTAAATTATGGGGTGCTTATGGTTTTAAAGATGCTTACAATTTATCATCGGGAGATTGGTATGCAGAATCATTTTTAGCCATTGATCAAGGTCCTATAATCACCATGATAGAAAATTATAGAACAGGGTTACTTTGGAAATATTTTATGATGGATCCAGATATTCAAAATGGAATATCACAATTAGGATGGAACGTAGAATAA